From the genome of Naumannella halotolerans, one region includes:
- the fbaA gene encoding class II fructose-bisphosphate aldolase — MPIASPEVYAEMIDSAKKNSFAYPAINITSSQTINAALAGFAEAGSDGILQVSTGGAEYGSGPTIKNMVTGAVALAEYATEVAKNYPINIALHTDHCPKDKLDGFVRPLIEISAERVAAGKAPLFQSHMWDGSAVPLEENLQIAEELLAKTSAAHQILEIEVGVVGGEEDGVSNEINDKLYTTVADGLATVRALGTGEKGRYITALTFGNVHGVYKPGAVKLRPEVLEEIQNKVGEEVGKERPFDLVFHGGSGSTAEEVSAAVDFGVIKMNIDTDTQYAFTRPAAGHMLAKYDGVLKIDGEVGNKKDYDPRAWGKLAEAGMATRVAEACQWLRSAGTSLKG; from the coding sequence ATGCCCATTGCCAGTCCCGAGGTCTACGCGGAGATGATCGACTCGGCGAAGAAGAACTCCTTCGCCTATCCGGCCATCAACATCACCAGCTCGCAAACCATCAATGCCGCACTGGCCGGTTTCGCCGAGGCCGGATCCGACGGCATCCTGCAGGTCTCCACCGGCGGCGCCGAGTACGGCTCCGGACCGACGATCAAGAACATGGTGACCGGGGCGGTCGCACTCGCCGAGTACGCGACCGAGGTGGCCAAGAACTACCCGATCAACATCGCACTGCACACCGACCACTGCCCCAAGGACAAGCTCGACGGGTTCGTCCGCCCGCTGATCGAGATCAGCGCCGAGCGAGTCGCCGCCGGCAAGGCGCCGCTGTTCCAGTCCCACATGTGGGACGGCTCGGCCGTACCGCTGGAGGAGAACCTGCAGATCGCCGAGGAACTGCTGGCCAAGACCTCGGCGGCGCATCAGATCCTGGAGATCGAGGTGGGTGTCGTCGGCGGTGAGGAGGACGGCGTCTCCAACGAGATCAACGACAAGCTCTACACCACCGTCGCCGACGGGCTGGCCACGGTACGGGCCCTGGGCACCGGCGAGAAGGGGCGTTACATCACCGCCCTGACCTTCGGCAATGTGCACGGGGTCTACAAGCCCGGTGCGGTGAAGCTGCGCCCGGAGGTGCTGGAGGAGATCCAGAACAAGGTCGGTGAGGAGGTCGGCAAGGAGCGCCCCTTCGACCTGGTCTTCCACGGTGGTTCGGGTTCGACCGCCGAGGAGGTCAGTGCTGCGGTCGACTTCGGTGTGATCAAGATGAACATCGACACCGACACCCAGTACGCCTTCACGCGCCCGGCCGCCGGGCACATGCTCGCCAAGTACGACGGGGTGTTGAAGATCGACGGTGAGGTCGGCAACAAGAAGGACTACGACCCGCGCGCCTGGGGCAAGCTGGCCGAGGCCGGTATGGCGACCCGGGTCGCCGAGGCCTGCCAGTGGCTGCGCAGTGCCGGTACCTCGTTGAAGGGCTGA
- a CDS encoding GntR family transcriptional regulator, whose product MPDPLVEHPPGVDPVVSSGTPARPTTKRSQVKLMLAELIDGQLSAGEAIQSERNLVRELGVSRVTVRQAISDLVAEGRLERVHGKGTYVTGPRVDSRLHLTSFSREMRARGLEPGTRVLDAGKMAAPPQVAHALRIATGDPVVRVERLRTADGTPMAHELGYYPCAYFPDLLDKDLGSLYDIFASDYAVIATSGEQTVHAGAADSNHARILGVPKRAPLLVQDRVTWSGERAIEYATSWYRGDRYRIHMAVTPHGAREG is encoded by the coding sequence ATGCCCGATCCGCTGGTGGAACACCCACCCGGAGTGGACCCAGTGGTTTCCTCGGGTACCCCAGCCCGACCCACCACCAAGCGCAGCCAGGTGAAACTGATGCTGGCCGAGCTGATCGACGGACAGCTCAGCGCCGGTGAGGCGATCCAGTCCGAGCGCAACCTGGTCCGTGAACTCGGCGTCAGCCGGGTGACGGTACGCCAGGCCATCTCCGACCTGGTCGCCGAGGGCAGGCTGGAGCGGGTGCACGGCAAGGGCACCTATGTCACCGGCCCCCGGGTCGACTCCAGGCTGCACCTCACCTCGTTCTCCCGGGAGATGCGTGCCCGCGGTCTGGAACCCGGGACCCGCGTGCTGGACGCGGGAAAGATGGCGGCACCCCCGCAGGTCGCCCACGCGTTGCGGATCGCCACCGGTGACCCGGTGGTACGGGTGGAGCGACTGCGTACCGCCGACGGCACCCCGATGGCACACGAACTCGGGTACTACCCCTGTGCCTACTTCCCCGACCTGTTGGACAAGGATCTGGGATCGCTCTACGACATCTTCGCCAGCGACTATGCCGTGATCGCCACCTCCGGTGAGCAGACCGTCCACGCCGGGGCTGCCGATTCCAACCACGCCCGGATCCTCGGGGTGCCCAAGCGAGCTCCGCTGCTGGTCCAGGACCGGGTGACCTGGTCCGGGGAGCGGGCGATCGAGTACGCCACCAGTTGGTACCGCGGCGATCGGTACCGGATCCACATGGCCGTCACCCCGCACGGCGCCCGGGAGGGATGA
- a CDS encoding TrmH family RNA methyltransferase has product MDPNDPSLGPEVVVGVGPHPSPWPTGEQFDPELLAAGDRRNVVDEFRYWRMEAIIAELDRHRHPLQIAIQNWEHDFNIGSIVRTANAFNVSAVHIVGRRRWNRRGAMVTDRYLQVVHHDSVDSLVGRLAAEGCTLVGVDNLPGSVALEGVELPRRCCLVFGSEGPGLTEEMVQACSRLVAISQYGSTRSINAGAAAAIAMYHWALRWAGR; this is encoded by the coding sequence GTGGACCCCAACGATCCCTCTCTCGGCCCCGAGGTGGTGGTGGGGGTCGGCCCTCACCCGTCGCCGTGGCCGACCGGCGAACAGTTCGACCCCGAACTGCTGGCGGCCGGGGACCGGCGCAATGTCGTCGACGAGTTCCGGTACTGGCGGATGGAGGCGATCATCGCCGAACTGGATCGTCACCGTCACCCCCTGCAGATCGCGATCCAGAACTGGGAGCACGATTTCAACATCGGTTCGATCGTGCGTACCGCCAACGCGTTCAACGTCTCCGCGGTGCACATCGTCGGTCGTCGGCGCTGGAACCGCCGGGGTGCGATGGTCACCGACCGCTACCTGCAGGTGGTGCACCACGACAGTGTCGATTCGCTGGTCGGCCGGCTGGCCGCCGAGGGCTGCACCCTGGTCGGGGTGGACAACCTGCCCGGATCCGTCGCCCTGGAAGGCGTCGAACTTCCCCGCCGCTGCTGCCTGGTCTTCGGCTCCGAGGGGCCGGGGCTGACCGAGGAGATGGTGCAGGCCTGCAGCCGGTTGGTCGCGATCAGCCAATACGGTTCCACCCGGTCGATCAACGCCGGTGCCGCGGCGGCGATCGCGATGTATCACTGGGCCCTGCGCTGGGCCGGGCGGTGA